One region of Chitinophaga varians genomic DNA includes:
- the plsX gene encoding phosphate acyltransferase PlsX, giving the protein MRIGLDMMGGDFAPAAAVKGVKLFLDTVASDAHLVLIGDESQLVPLLAEAQVDQSKYSVVHSSQVIGMNEHPTKALKEKPQSSISIGFHLLKNEKIDAFISAGNTGAMMVGTFYSIKAIDGVQRPTISTLVPRENGTQGLMLDVGINADCKPENLVQFAVLGSLYSKHILKVDNPKVGLLNIGEEEGKGNLLAQATYPLLKENKQINFIGNIEGRDVLTEKADVIVCEGFTGNIILKMAESIYDIASRRNINDEYLNKLDSESYGGTPVLGVSKPVIIGHGISQNVAFKNMILLAQQMIESKLLEKIQESFHSNN; this is encoded by the coding sequence ATGAGAATCGGGCTTGATATGATGGGAGGCGATTTTGCCCCCGCAGCAGCAGTAAAAGGAGTAAAATTATTTTTAGACACCGTTGCATCTGATGCGCATCTGGTGCTGATAGGGGACGAGTCACAACTGGTCCCTTTATTAGCGGAAGCGCAGGTGGACCAATCAAAATATTCAGTTGTTCATTCATCCCAGGTAATCGGGATGAATGAACACCCTACCAAGGCACTGAAAGAGAAGCCACAATCCTCCATCTCTATTGGCTTTCATTTACTGAAAAATGAGAAGATAGATGCTTTCATCAGCGCTGGCAACACCGGCGCCATGATGGTGGGCACCTTTTATTCCATTAAAGCCATTGATGGTGTGCAACGCCCAACTATTTCTACCCTGGTCCCCCGTGAAAACGGTACACAAGGACTTATGCTGGATGTAGGTATCAACGCTGACTGTAAACCTGAAAACCTGGTACAATTTGCCGTCCTCGGCTCCCTGTATTCCAAACACATTCTGAAGGTCGACAATCCAAAGGTGGGTCTGCTGAATATCGGAGAAGAAGAAGGTAAAGGCAACTTACTGGCCCAGGCCACCTACCCTCTGTTAAAAGAAAACAAACAAATCAATTTCATCGGAAATATCGAAGGCAGAGATGTTTTAACCGAAAAAGCCGATGTCATTGTATGTGAAGGTTTTACCGGCAACATTATCTTAAAAATGGCCGAATCCATCTACGATATCGCGTCCAGACGCAATATCAACGATGAATACCTGAACAAACTGGACTCAGAATCTTATGGCGGCACTCCCGTGCTGGGCGTTTCAAAACCGGTCATTATCGGTCATGGTATCTCCCAGAACGTTGCCTTCAAAAATATGATCCTGCTGGCACAACAAATGATTGAAAGTAAATTGCTGGAAAAGATCCAGGAGAGCTTCCACAGCAATAACTAA
- the rpmF gene encoding 50S ribosomal protein L32 produces the protein MPNPKRRHSQQRSAKRRTHYKAVADTLSTDSATGEVHLRHRAHWVENKLYYKGKVVLEKQSAAK, from the coding sequence ATGCCAAATCCTAAACGCAGACATTCTCAGCAGAGATCAGCAAAGAGAAGAACGCATTATAAGGCGGTAGCGGATACATTAAGCACAGACAGCGCAACCGGTGAAGTGCACCTGAGACATCGTGCTCATTGGGTAGAAAACAAACTGTACTACAAAGGAAAAGTAGTGTTGGAAAAACAGAGCGCCGCTAAATAA
- a CDS encoding YceD family protein, whose protein sequence is MKPLREFDIAFVGLKPGVHSFQYEIGEDFFEHFEGERDFSDCKATVNLTLDKKMNFFLLKFEIGGTVTVTCDRCGQPYELQLWDEFNQIVKMVDNPEEMANEDADPDVAYISKTESHLNVAEWIYEFILLSIPMQRIHPDTADGKSGCDPKVIEMLERMNQQAKENDNPIWKGLDKFKDN, encoded by the coding sequence ATGAAACCACTCCGCGAATTTGATATAGCCTTTGTTGGATTAAAACCAGGGGTGCATTCATTTCAATATGAGATCGGAGAGGATTTCTTTGAACATTTTGAAGGAGAAAGGGACTTCAGTGATTGTAAGGCGACAGTGAACCTGACGCTGGACAAAAAGATGAATTTCTTTTTGCTGAAGTTTGAGATCGGCGGTACGGTAACTGTTACCTGCGACCGTTGCGGGCAGCCTTACGAACTGCAGCTCTGGGACGAGTTTAACCAGATTGTGAAAATGGTGGACAATCCCGAAGAAATGGCCAACGAGGACGCCGATCCGGATGTAGCGTATATTTCCAAGACCGAAAGCCATCTGAACGTGGCGGAATGGATATACGAGTTTATCCTCCTGAGCATTCCGATGCAACGTATCCATCCTGATACTGCCGACGGCAAAAGCGGATGTGATCCCAAGGTAATAGAAATGCTGGAACGTATGAACCAGCAGGCTAAAGAGAACGATAACCCAATCTGGAAAGGGTTGGATAAATTTAAGGACAATTAA
- a CDS encoding PAS domain-containing hybrid sensor histidine kinase/response regulator: MTSKGKNARKIPAPDTAPTQPRDTPDICSLPIHAWLSHTSAGILVTDENFRCRWTNDVLLQRLPHPIPENLPFDDLILLLQPVVANQEAFAAKMNALRNEKKPLFGWELVLGNGTTVEVAYTPLFNGPAFQGSVWQVINITRKYQFQEEIKHNEHKFRVMLNNLNAAMCETDLDGNITRVYESFCRLSGYTEAELLGRNITDVFVPEENRAFARALRRKRLSENVPLLYDMEIVLKDGSRRWVLASSANVYDRNGNITGGAGIHMDITGQKRLQRDLENARRLADEARLAQKDFLASMSHEIRTPLNAIIGMAHLLEETSLDAQQKEYVNILKHSSGILLGIVSDILDISRIEAGELQVNQREFNPRELIQSLRQTFELKLGRRPVSITAELDANLNTWLIGDDVLLNQILLNLLGNAEKFTSEGEIAIKATQESWLDNTLWVRFRVCDTGIGIRKDKLELIFHNYKQAEGDIREKYGGTGLGLAIVKQLVELLGGTISVEDYPGYNTCFVFDLPFMDSRKPISASGSKPRKKLKQRTFEEARVLVVEDNQMNLRYMMSLLEKYKINYQLATNGPDATWFLNARQYDLILMDIRIPGMNGLELAQKIRTDENQFNVATPIIATTAVAMENTAATVRAAGITDILIKPYTPDQLLQIFNKYLNEDETELIMEEEVQNISGFEFHPELDVKYLTALYENNISYAADLFEIFIRTIRDEIKKLQAIVDTGDWERVKFQVHKLKPNFAMVGLTWISAKMQELENNLRTGEPQQPEGTTRLFDEIVADVDKYYPVVDEEYARMREFVDTASHPHQ, translated from the coding sequence ATGACATCCAAAGGAAAGAATGCAAGGAAAATCCCGGCCCCTGACACGGCTCCAACACAGCCCCGTGACACCCCGGACATCTGCTCGCTGCCTATCCACGCTTGGCTCAGCCACACCAGCGCCGGTATTCTCGTGACAGATGAAAATTTCCGTTGCCGCTGGACAAACGACGTTTTGTTGCAGCGCCTGCCACATCCCATCCCGGAAAATCTGCCTTTTGACGACCTCATCCTGCTGCTGCAACCGGTCGTCGCCAATCAGGAAGCCTTCGCCGCCAAAATGAACGCCCTCCGGAATGAAAAAAAGCCCCTTTTCGGCTGGGAACTGGTGCTCGGAAACGGAACAACCGTAGAAGTGGCCTATACACCGCTTTTCAACGGCCCCGCCTTCCAGGGCAGCGTATGGCAGGTCATCAATATCACCCGTAAATACCAGTTCCAGGAAGAAATAAAACATAATGAGCACAAATTCCGCGTGATGCTCAACAACCTCAACGCGGCCATGTGCGAAACAGACCTGGACGGCAATATCACCCGCGTATATGAAAGCTTCTGCCGCCTCTCCGGGTACACGGAAGCTGAACTGCTGGGTAGAAACATCACCGACGTGTTCGTGCCGGAAGAAAACCGTGCCTTCGCCCGCGCCCTCCGCCGTAAACGCCTCTCGGAAAACGTGCCGCTGCTCTATGATATGGAAATTGTCCTGAAAGACGGCTCCCGCAGATGGGTGCTCGCCAGCTCGGCCAATGTGTACGACCGCAACGGCAACATCACCGGCGGCGCCGGCATCCATATGGACATCACCGGGCAAAAACGCCTCCAGCGCGACCTGGAAAACGCCCGCCGCCTGGCTGATGAAGCCCGCCTCGCTCAAAAAGACTTCCTGGCCAGCATGAGCCACGAAATACGTACCCCCCTCAACGCTATCATCGGCATGGCCCACCTCCTCGAGGAAACCAGCCTCGACGCGCAACAAAAGGAATACGTCAACATCCTCAAACACTCCTCCGGCATACTGCTGGGCATCGTCAGTGATATACTCGATATTTCCCGTATAGAAGCAGGGGAACTGCAGGTCAACCAACGGGAATTCAACCCCCGCGAACTGATACAGTCCCTGCGGCAGACCTTTGAACTGAAACTGGGCCGCCGGCCGGTCTCCATCACTGCTGAACTGGACGCCAACCTCAACACCTGGCTGATAGGCGACGATGTACTGTTGAACCAAATATTACTCAATTTGTTAGGTAATGCAGAGAAGTTTACCAGCGAAGGAGAAATAGCCATTAAAGCCACACAGGAAAGCTGGCTCGATAATACCCTCTGGGTCCGCTTCCGCGTATGTGACACCGGCATAGGCATCCGAAAAGACAAACTGGAGCTGATTTTTCACAACTATAAACAGGCAGAAGGGGACATCCGGGAAAAATATGGCGGCACAGGCCTCGGCCTCGCTATCGTCAAACAACTGGTGGAACTGCTCGGCGGTACCATCAGCGTGGAAGATTACCCGGGTTATAATACCTGCTTCGTCTTTGACCTTCCATTCATGGACAGCAGAAAACCCATCTCCGCATCGGGCAGCAAACCACGTAAAAAGCTGAAACAACGTACCTTTGAGGAAGCCCGTGTACTGGTAGTGGAAGATAATCAGATGAACCTGCGCTACATGATGAGCCTCCTGGAAAAATATAAAATCAATTACCAGCTGGCCACCAATGGACCCGATGCCACCTGGTTCCTCAACGCCCGGCAATATGATCTTATCCTCATGGATATCCGTATCCCCGGCATGAATGGACTGGAACTGGCCCAAAAAATCAGGACAGATGAAAACCAATTTAACGTGGCCACACCTATTATCGCCACTACGGCGGTGGCCATGGAAAACACCGCCGCCACCGTCAGGGCCGCCGGCATCACCGATATCCTTATTAAACCGTATACGCCGGACCAGCTACTACAGATCTTTAACAAATATCTCAACGAAGACGAAACAGAACTAATAATGGAAGAAGAAGTGCAGAATATCAGCGGATTTGAGTTCCACCCCGAATTGGACGTCAAGTATCTCACAGCGCTCTATGAGAACAATATTTCCTATGCCGCCGACTTATTTGAAATATTTATCCGGACCATCCGCGACGAAATCAAAAAATTACAGGCTATCGTAGATACGGGCGACTGGGAGCGGGTGAAGTTCCAGGTACACAAACTGAAACCCAACTTCGCCATGGTAGGCCTCACCTGGATCAGTGCCAAAATGCAGGAACTGGAAAACAACCTCCGCACCGGAGAACCACAACAGCCGGAAGGCACCACCCGCCTCTTCGATGAAATAGTGGCAGACGTGGATAAATACTACCCGGTCGTGGATGAGGAATATGCCCGCATGCGGGAGTTCGTGGACACAGCCTCCCATCCGCATCAATAG
- a CDS encoding fructosamine kinase family protein — MIDEILQKQLSAALSEQLKVKIHINDAKSVHGGDINQTFRIGTNEGYFFLKLNDARRYPDMFAAEYAGLEALHHAQALTVPQPLAYGQSNGQAYLLMELLLKGNAVQDFWEHFAQSLAQQHKKTQPHFGYPAPNYIGTLRQYNTPYSSWPVFYAFNRLMPLIRMAYDRQLIDQGMVQQAERLCRQLPQLFPAEAPALLHGDLWSGNFMVGPDGRACVFDPAVYFGHREMDLAMARLFGGFDTRFYYAYQAAWPLSPGWQQRIGVCQLYPLLVHLLLFGGSYHGSIREILQAY, encoded by the coding sequence ATGATCGATGAAATTCTACAAAAACAACTGAGCGCGGCATTATCCGAACAGCTGAAAGTGAAAATACATATTAATGACGCAAAAAGCGTACATGGTGGCGATATTAACCAAACATTTCGTATAGGCACCAACGAGGGATATTTTTTTCTGAAGCTGAATGATGCCCGTCGTTATCCGGATATGTTTGCCGCCGAGTATGCGGGGCTGGAGGCGTTGCATCATGCGCAGGCGCTGACGGTGCCGCAGCCGCTGGCTTATGGCCAGAGTAACGGGCAGGCCTATCTGTTAATGGAGTTGTTGCTGAAAGGCAACGCTGTGCAGGATTTCTGGGAACATTTTGCGCAGTCGCTGGCGCAGCAGCATAAAAAAACGCAGCCGCATTTCGGGTACCCTGCGCCGAATTATATCGGCACGCTGCGGCAATACAACACGCCTTACAGCAGCTGGCCGGTATTTTACGCTTTCAACCGGCTGATGCCGCTGATCAGAATGGCTTACGACCGGCAGCTGATAGACCAGGGCATGGTACAGCAGGCGGAGCGGCTTTGCCGGCAGTTGCCGCAGTTGTTTCCTGCCGAGGCGCCTGCCTTGTTGCATGGCGACTTATGGTCGGGGAATTTTATGGTCGGTCCGGATGGCAGGGCTTGTGTCTTTGATCCGGCCGTATATTTCGGTCACCGGGAGATGGATTTGGCGATGGCGCGGTTATTTGGCGGTTTCGACACCCGTTTTTATTATGCCTACCAGGCAGCGTGGCCGCTGTCGCCGGGGTGGCAACAGCGGATTGGCGTTTGTCAGTTATATCCTTTACTGGTACATCTGTTATTATTTGGCGGCAGTTACCACGGCAGCATACGGGAAATATTGCAGGCCTATTGA
- a CDS encoding DUF3810 domain-containing protein, giving the protein METKAKIKKKIVRIVLTLAGILLLKGCFAWSNRFSDVYFHRWYSSVSTVFRQLTGIVPFSVGDVIYTAWIVSALFYLLKLCYKLIRLQWAEAGWITLRGIHFILKLYLAFLILWGFNYERNTLLRDTGIITGDYNTQQLYQLSDTLLRLTNAEKQRLGDTVGVTVPDKNTPLFDKAATAYQAAAEHWPAFRYKAPSVKKALFGEWLNYPGVTGYLNPFTLEAQVNTTVPPVIQPIITCHEIAHQLGYAPEEEANFVGYLAATSIQDSHFRYAANFDMLLYSVRQLAVRDTTLAKDIWHRALPGVKADYKSIITFYEEYTGKVDDYSTVLYDQYLKANKQTKGIRSYSEVTGWLIAWFKIR; this is encoded by the coding sequence ATGGAAACAAAAGCCAAAATTAAAAAGAAGATCGTCCGTATTGTATTAACACTTGCGGGTATACTGTTGTTAAAGGGATGCTTTGCCTGGAGTAACCGCTTCAGCGATGTATACTTCCATAGGTGGTACAGCAGTGTCAGTACGGTATTTCGACAGTTAACAGGTATAGTACCATTCAGTGTTGGGGACGTAATATATACAGCCTGGATTGTAAGTGCCCTGTTTTATTTGTTAAAACTATGTTATAAACTCATCCGGCTGCAATGGGCGGAAGCAGGCTGGATCACCCTGCGCGGCATCCATTTTATCCTGAAACTGTACCTCGCTTTCCTCATTCTCTGGGGATTCAATTACGAACGGAATACCCTGCTGCGCGATACCGGTATTATCACCGGCGATTATAACACGCAACAACTCTACCAGCTGTCAGATACCCTGCTGCGGCTCACCAACGCCGAAAAACAACGCCTGGGCGATACCGTGGGCGTAACCGTGCCGGACAAAAACACGCCGCTGTTCGATAAGGCTGCAACAGCCTATCAGGCCGCCGCCGAACACTGGCCCGCTTTCCGCTATAAGGCGCCGAGCGTTAAAAAAGCCCTGTTCGGGGAATGGCTCAACTATCCCGGGGTGACCGGTTATCTGAATCCCTTTACACTGGAGGCTCAGGTCAACACTACCGTGCCACCGGTGATACAACCCATTATTACCTGCCATGAAATTGCCCATCAGCTGGGATATGCGCCGGAAGAAGAAGCCAATTTTGTGGGATACCTCGCCGCCACCAGTATTCAGGATAGCCATTTCCGTTATGCGGCCAATTTTGATATGCTGCTCTATAGCGTGCGCCAGCTGGCCGTCAGGGACACCACGCTGGCAAAGGACATCTGGCACCGGGCGCTGCCCGGCGTAAAAGCGGACTATAAAAGCATTATTACTTTCTATGAAGAGTATACAGGCAAAGTGGACGATTACTCCACGGTCTTATATGACCAATACCTGAAAGCCAATAAACAAACGAAAGGTATCCGCAGCTACAGTGAAGTGACCGGATGGCTCATCGCCTGGTTTAAAATACGCTGA
- a CDS encoding arginase, whose product MKNIKIIEVKSEIGAGTRGASLGVDAIKIAALDFMSNFFVHFPTEAIETENKLLFEPIESPYAKRIKGTVNMYERISKSVCETVKANWFPVLLSGDHSTAGATIAGLKMAHPKSKLGVIWIDAHADLHTPYTTPSGNMHGMPLATAIAEDNLDCKVHDLDEPTTGMWNALKNIGKIAPKVLPEDIVFISLRDYEKEEDYLIKQYGMKVITTNEVRRKGPENISRSVFRYLSDCDYIYVSFDVDSLDASISKGTGTPVSNGLREREAEDLIAKFMQHRKICCFEITEVNPTLDRENLMAEIAFNILQRSVNVLMMN is encoded by the coding sequence ATGAAGAACATTAAAATAATAGAAGTCAAGTCGGAAATTGGGGCTGGTACCAGGGGCGCAAGCCTGGGGGTGGACGCGATCAAGATAGCTGCGCTGGACTTCATGAGCAACTTTTTTGTACACTTTCCCACCGAAGCCATTGAAACGGAAAACAAACTGCTGTTTGAGCCCATTGAATCTCCCTATGCCAAAAGGATCAAGGGTACTGTGAATATGTACGAACGTATCAGCAAAAGCGTCTGTGAAACGGTAAAAGCCAACTGGTTCCCGGTATTGCTTTCCGGCGACCACAGCACCGCCGGCGCCACTATCGCAGGACTGAAGATGGCCCATCCCAAATCCAAGCTGGGCGTGATCTGGATAGACGCCCATGCCGACCTGCACACGCCTTACACCACCCCTTCCGGCAATATGCACGGGATGCCGCTGGCCACCGCCATCGCGGAGGACAACCTGGACTGTAAAGTGCATGACCTGGACGAACCTACCACTGGTATGTGGAACGCGCTGAAAAACATCGGTAAGATCGCCCCCAAGGTATTACCGGAAGATATTGTGTTCATCTCCCTGAGAGATTATGAGAAAGAAGAGGACTACCTGATCAAACAGTATGGCATGAAGGTGATCACCACCAACGAAGTACGCCGCAAGGGCCCGGAGAACATCTCCCGTTCCGTGTTCCGTTACCTGAGCGACTGCGACTATATCTACGTGTCTTTTGACGTAGACAGCCTGGACGCCTCCATTTCAAAAGGTACCGGCACCCCGGTGAGCAATGGTTTAAGGGAACGTGAGGCGGAAGACCTGATTGCCAAGTTCATGCAGCACCGTAAGATCTGCTGTTTTGAGATCACGGAGGTAAACCCTACCCTGGACCGGGAAAACCTGATGGCCGAGATAGCGTTCAATATCCTGCAGCGCAGTGTGAACGTGCTGATGATGAACTAA
- a CDS encoding acyl-CoA dehydrogenase, giving the protein MDFQLTEEHLMIQKAARDFAQTELLPGVIERDEHQKFPAEQIKKLGELGFLGMMVSPKYGGAGLDTISYVLAMEEISKVDASASVVMSVNNSLVCWGLETYGTEEQKQKYLVPLAKGEIIGAFLLSEPEAGSDATSQRTTAEDKGDHYLLNGTKNWITNGNSASVYLVMAQTHPEKGSKGINALIVEKNSPGVTVGAKENKLGIRGSDTHSIMFQDVVVPKENRIGEDGFGFKFAMKTLGGGRIGIASQALGIASGAYELAVKYSKERKAFGKEISQHQAIQFKLADMATKIEASRLLCLKAAWEKDHHLDYTLSGSMAKVFSSETAMWVTTEAVQVHGGYGYVKEYHVERLMRDAKITQIYEGTSEVQRIVISRSILA; this is encoded by the coding sequence ATGGACTTTCAACTTACGGAAGAGCATCTTATGATTCAAAAGGCTGCGCGTGATTTCGCCCAAACGGAACTTTTGCCGGGGGTGATAGAGCGTGATGAGCATCAGAAATTTCCGGCAGAACAGATCAAAAAACTGGGCGAACTGGGATTTCTGGGCATGATGGTAAGCCCTAAATATGGCGGCGCAGGCCTGGATACCATCTCCTATGTGCTGGCGATGGAAGAAATATCGAAGGTAGATGCCTCCGCCTCCGTGGTGATGAGCGTAAATAATTCACTGGTTTGCTGGGGACTGGAAACCTACGGCACGGAAGAACAGAAACAGAAATACCTGGTGCCGCTGGCCAAAGGCGAAATCATAGGCGCTTTCCTGCTCAGCGAGCCGGAAGCCGGTTCTGATGCCACTTCCCAGCGTACTACCGCAGAAGATAAAGGCGACCATTATCTGCTCAACGGCACCAAAAACTGGATCACCAACGGTAACTCTGCCAGCGTATACCTGGTGATGGCCCAAACCCATCCGGAAAAAGGCAGCAAAGGTATCAACGCCCTCATCGTGGAGAAAAACAGCCCGGGCGTGACCGTAGGAGCCAAAGAAAACAAACTGGGCATCCGCGGCTCCGACACCCACAGCATTATGTTCCAGGATGTGGTAGTGCCTAAGGAAAACAGGATAGGGGAAGACGGCTTCGGCTTCAAATTTGCCATGAAAACACTCGGCGGCGGCCGTATCGGCATCGCTTCCCAGGCACTGGGCATCGCCAGCGGCGCGTACGAACTGGCCGTGAAATACTCCAAAGAAAGAAAAGCATTCGGAAAAGAAATATCCCAGCACCAGGCCATCCAGTTCAAACTGGCGGACATGGCCACCAAAATCGAGGCGTCACGGTTGCTATGCCTGAAAGCGGCATGGGAAAAAGACCATCACCTCGACTATACCCTCAGCGGGTCTATGGCTAAAGTGTTCTCTTCTGAAACTGCCATGTGGGTCACCACAGAAGCAGTACAGGTACACGGCGGCTATGGCTACGTGAAAGAGTACCACGTTGAACGCCTCATGCGCGACGCGAAGATCACCCAGATATACGAAGGCACCTCCGAAGTGCAGCGTATCGTGATCAGCCGCTCTATACTGGCGTAA
- a CDS encoding YggS family pyridoxal phosphate-dependent enzyme: MAININAYNEVLSQLKPYHAKLVAVSKTKPVEDIEAYYATGQRIFGENYVQELVEKQAALPADIEWHFIGHLQSNKVKYLAPFVHTIHAVDSLKLLQEINKQAAKNQRVINCLLQVHIAAEETKFGMDEQELQQLLTSWNSHQQDFAHVRIAGMMGMATNTENETQVRQEFHQLHQLFGSVKTTFFNTQDYFRELSIGMSADYTIALEEGSTMVRIGSLLFGERNYNK, translated from the coding sequence ATGGCTATCAACATCAATGCTTATAATGAAGTGCTGTCCCAACTGAAGCCTTATCATGCCAAACTGGTAGCGGTTTCCAAAACCAAGCCGGTGGAAGACATCGAGGCATACTATGCAACAGGGCAGCGCATCTTTGGCGAAAACTACGTACAGGAGCTCGTGGAAAAACAGGCCGCACTGCCGGCCGACATCGAATGGCATTTTATCGGGCACCTCCAGTCCAATAAAGTCAAATACCTGGCTCCTTTTGTGCACACCATCCATGCAGTAGACAGTCTCAAACTGTTGCAGGAAATCAATAAACAGGCGGCTAAAAACCAACGGGTGATCAACTGCCTCTTACAGGTCCACATTGCAGCAGAAGAAACAAAATTCGGCATGGACGAGCAGGAGTTACAGCAACTGCTTACCTCGTGGAACAGCCACCAGCAGGATTTTGCACACGTCCGTATCGCCGGTATGATGGGAATGGCCACCAATACCGAAAATGAAACACAGGTCCGCCAAGAGTTCCACCAGCTCCACCAGTTATTCGGCTCTGTTAAAACCACTTTTTTTAACACACAGGATTATTTCAGGGAACTATCCATCGGCATGAGCGCTGATTATACCATCGCACTGGAGGAGGGCAGCACCATGGTACGCATCGGCAGCCTGCTGTTTGGAGAAAGGAACTACAACAAGTAA
- a CDS encoding peroxiredoxin family protein, translated as MKRLWIYCLAGIGMTACNTGNAKKELTPGTWQASLHRPDGADIVFNFLVKDTAGKKVLYVLNATDKLLVDDVKVSGDSVFIKMPFFDSDFKARFADGGNLEGQWTRHLADKDVSVPFTAKPNTAERFPKGAAPSQQVTGRWVTTFVDKDNKTSNAIGEFKQMGDLVHGTFLTTTGDYRFLEGGMDGDTLRLSTFDGSHAYFFKAVVKKDSIVNGRFFAGIGDHVEDWSAVKNDTAKLPDERTIATIKPGQSKLDFTFPDMNGNKVSINDDRFKNKVVVITLMGSWCPNCMDETGFLSEWYKKNKDRGVEVIGLSYERTPDFEKSKKALAGFLTRFDVQYPVLITGVTPADPEKGEKTLPQLTGIKGFPTTIFIDKKGNVKEVHTGFSGPGTGEHYEQFKADFERLISQLLES; from the coding sequence ATGAAACGACTTTGGATCTACTGCCTCGCAGGTATCGGCATGACCGCCTGCAATACCGGCAACGCAAAAAAAGAATTGACGCCGGGCACCTGGCAGGCCAGCCTGCACCGCCCCGATGGCGCTGACATCGTCTTTAACTTCCTGGTGAAAGATACCGCCGGCAAAAAAGTACTCTATGTCCTCAACGCCACAGACAAACTGCTGGTAGATGATGTGAAAGTCTCCGGTGACTCTGTCTTCATTAAAATGCCTTTCTTCGATTCTGATTTTAAAGCCCGTTTCGCTGACGGCGGCAACCTCGAAGGACAATGGACCCGCCACCTGGCAGATAAAGACGTGTCTGTGCCTTTTACCGCTAAACCCAATACCGCGGAACGTTTCCCTAAAGGCGCCGCTCCTTCGCAACAGGTGACCGGCCGCTGGGTGACCACCTTCGTGGATAAAGACAATAAAACCAGCAACGCTATCGGTGAATTTAAACAGATGGGCGACCTGGTACACGGCACTTTCCTCACCACCACAGGCGACTACCGCTTCCTCGAGGGCGGCATGGACGGCGATACCCTCCGCCTGTCTACGTTCGACGGCTCCCATGCTTATTTCTTCAAAGCCGTGGTGAAAAAAGACAGCATCGTGAACGGCCGCTTCTTTGCCGGTATCGGTGATCATGTGGAAGACTGGTCTGCTGTAAAAAATGATACCGCCAAACTGCCCGATGAACGTACCATCGCTACCATAAAACCAGGACAGTCAAAACTCGATTTTACTTTCCCTGATATGAACGGTAACAAAGTCAGCATTAATGACGATCGCTTCAAAAACAAGGTAGTCGTGATCACCCTGATGGGTTCCTGGTGCCCGAACTGTATGGACGAAACCGGTTTCCTCAGTGAATGGTACAAAAAAAATAAAGACCGCGGCGTGGAAGTGATCGGATTATCCTACGAACGCACTCCTGACTTCGAAAAATCCAAAAAAGCACTTGCCGGTTTCCTGACCCGTTTCGATGTGCAGTACCCTGTACTGATCACCGGTGTTACGCCGGCAGACCCGGAAAAAGGAGAGAAGACCCTCCCGCAGCTGACAGGCATCAAAGGTTTTCCGACCACCATTTTCATCGATAAAAAAGGAAATGTGAAAGAAGTGCATACCGGTTTCTCCGGACCAGGCACGGGAGAACATTATGAACAGTTCAAAGCCGACTTTGAAAGGTTGATCAGCCAATTGCTGGAATCGTAA
- a CDS encoding YtxH domain-containing protein: MSTTKFLAGAIAGLTTGIVIGMLTAPESGDNTRRKIRHTADDWRNKINGMVNRGGEDLSDLKEVFEKEIDGLQDDTRERVLRLINKAQGKYNRFKREALS; encoded by the coding sequence ATGTCTACTACCAAATTTTTAGCAGGAGCAATTGCAGGGTTAACCACAGGGATCGTTATTGGTATGTTAACAGCCCCGGAAAGTGGCGATAATACCCGTAGAAAAATCAGGCATACTGCGGATGACTGGCGTAACAAAATAAATGGTATGGTAAATCGTGGAGGTGAAGATCTGTCTGACCTGAAAGAAGTATTCGAAAAAGAAATTGACGGCCTGCAGGATGATACACGTGAACGCGTCTTACGGCTGATCAACAAAGCACAGGGAAAATACAACCGCTTTAAAAGAGAAGCCCTTTCATAA